The following coding sequences lie in one Aspergillus luchuensis IFO 4308 DNA, chromosome 8, nearly complete sequence genomic window:
- a CDS encoding putative ubiquitin-protein ligase E3 component (UBR1) (COG:O;~EggNog:ENOG410PFEZ;~InterPro:IPR036390,IPR003126,IPR044046,IPR039164;~PFAM:PF02207,PF18995;~go_function: GO:0008270 - zinc ion binding [Evidence IEA];~go_function: GO:0061630 - ubiquitin protein ligase activity [Evidence IEA];~go_process: GO:0071596 - ubiquitin-dependent protein catabolic process via the N-end rule pathway [Evidence IEA]), whose protein sequence is MSFTDKEMVLGQGLLRLPAAHNYRYGFNAEQDLLELLFHSLTGFNEEYLRLLFPNGPPKGVWKLAEAQGAKEGAEYTEAARGKRCGHIFRAGEATYRCITCAADDTCVLCSRCFDASDHTGHQYQISLSSGNCGCCDCGDEEAWRLPLFCAIHTDSEDKKGKQRAQTQLPHDLVDSIRTTISGVLDYFCDVISCSPEQLRLPKTEEGIRQDEEASRLRPGWYGDGDLPEDEPEFALALWNDEKHTIRDVAHQVSRACRERDRFGNDRAHETNDIGRSVVKYSKDLQRLLAVSKIIEQIKVTVTIRSARDTFREQMCGTIVEWLADISGCSIMDDNEILRHTICEALLSPWQQRSNAANADIGMKGIDDHQRSENAPYRTVMLTVSPQGQVVLAAEDDDDEDDEDIDNDNEQVGDGDGDEEFVETHDDADDEDEDMDRQIALLREQAEIEDMADEEDMVMGNTDDAFEMAQTIIQLGRRSMSPNTEQQQERQEQEEQPASENQAPPQSPEREPNSNDTCQLPPMSYVAIPKTPSGVVKPSPAKTPSHWQVRPSVPAFGEHVPPYEDLWQRTRLDWMILFDLRLWKKTRTDLRDLYIGTVVNVPQFKRIMGLRLSALYTALAQLYLIADREPDHSIVNLSLQLLTTPSITEEIVLRGNFLTKVMAILYTFLTTRQVGEPYEVNPNATLAFDAGSVTNRRLYHFFLDLRYLLQSEYVQNRVRSEEPYLAQFLDLVKLSQGICPNVRAVGEHVEYETDAWISASILMREINRLCRQFCEAFRNPEVDGGVKLLRAIRTATISAMVHSTGIERKRFEQAEIKNYVRFKTLPPLDFEVDQQRVPRYRVVDFVVESGSMSFHHALHYTLSWLLECGRNVNSALMRDVLMSAAHAANEKYIHDSQLTSEDLLLCMFDYPLRVCAWLAQMKAGMWVRNGLSLRHQMSQYRGVSSRDFAYYRDIFLLQTALVTCDPSRVLASIADRFGMMDWMTRDYMPRPGYEDSQIIDVAEEFVHLLVILLTDRTSLTAVDDSEAATRENMSRDIAHVLCFKPLSFSDLSTRLSDKLLDSDLFQDVLDDVAGFRPPEGLNDTGTFELKPDYIDLIDPYSAHYSKNQRDEAESIYREWIAKKSGKKASDIVFEPKLRPITSGAYSELPKFTRTLVFAQIVHHCLDYVVSSKERTPNIPPTRVETFLQVVLHLILAASLEDSSEDDGSSPSFVSHALNKAKETTLAGSLTIVGLLEKISVMSEFSACGPKIRHILKRLWQKRPQAYASATASLKFPFDRVDTSSPAIDTDNEKELKKKQALERQARVMAQFQQQQQNFLNSQGAIDWGEEDFSDLESETETAPETKLWKYPSGTCILCQEETNDSRLYGTFALIQDSSITRLTDINDPDWIREVIRTPTSLDKSAEHIRPFGVAGENRTTVRRLDSTGGEVISEKIGLSKGFKATHTLRGPVTTGCGHIMHYSCFDAYFLATQRRHSQQIARNHPERLLSKEFVCPLCKALGNAFLPIIWKGKEESYPGALNTSVPFDDFINTQLKSVLSQSYNYAVLAENNNVQLQLYQDLFSNYLSKALVPPLATKVDQLMSSQSSSTSSSLPSATHYIPTARMPMPGLFPSQDENSTTSPLQEASAQSGSPMSVLIQIYKRLKQTIRMNHIPSTFNHHPDTTDTNDLVHTDSLFQSFGFSIAATEISQRGVESEPGTTLLDKIPQLTLTHLRVLAESALSYAAVGCVYNSNGPHTHSGDEFQELHRHKICQLFIGHPCLSGSALVNEMREIEPLLAKDTFVFLAECSLSLLPVLSVDIRHLIHVCYVAEIVKVAATYILCPKGLKEELAQHHDDQYLSELSQTDPRYEASRHFFHSIVTELKSNSVGHAVGSSFPAETGYVKDGVESATPDVVISLRRLISSYALTFLRKAVILLHVQHGVEFPNTGPHDANASELDRLTNLLHLPSVDEIFASINPARESGKPFDAMISGWIFHWNATRSGVRMGDLKLWPSLPHPAIFELVGLPKYYDSLIEEANRRRCPKSKKELSDPSICLFCGDIFCSQAVCCMENKLGGCNQHVQKCGKNIGLFINIRKCTVLYLHNRNGSWHYAPYLDRHGEVDPGLRRNRQLILNQKRYDRLLRDVWLSHSIPATISRKLEADINNGGWETI, encoded by the exons ATGAGTTTCACGGATAAGGAGATGGTACTCGGGCAAGGCCTTCTACGGCTGCCCGCTGCACACAACTATCGATATGGATTCAATGCAGAGCAAGACCTACTTGAGCTGCTCTTCCACTCTTTAACCGGCTTCAACGAGGAATATCTCCGACTACTTTTCCCCAACGGGCCTCCGAAAGGTGTTTGGAAACTAGCGGAAGCTCAGGGAGCaaaagaaggagcagaataTACCGAAGCGGCGCGGGGAAAGCGATGTGGTCACATTTTCAGGGCCGGCGAGGCTACTTATCGGTGTATTACCTGTGCTGCGGACGATACCTGCGTGCTCTGTAGTCGCTGCTTCGACGCTTCTGATCACACCGGCCATCAGTACCAGATTTCTTTGTCCTCGGGAAACTGCGGCTGCTGTGACTgcggggatgaggaggcatGGCGACTACCGTTGTTCTGTGCGATCCATACCGACAGCGAGGATAAGAAGGGCAAGCAAAGGGCTCAGACTCAGCTTCCGCATGACTTGGTCGATAGCATCAGAACGACTATTAGCGGCGTGCTGGATTATTTCTGTGATGTCATCTCTTGTTCTCCCGAGCAGTTGCGGCTCCCGAAAACAGAGGAGGGGATCAGACAGGATGAAGAGGCGTCCCGGTTACGTCCCGGTTGGTATGGCGATGGAGATCTACCGGAGGATGAGCCGGAGTTTGCTCTTGCTCTTTGGAACGATGAGAAACATACCATCCGGGATGTTGCTCATCAGGTCAGCCGGGCTTGTCGGGAACGGGATCGTTTCGGTAACGATAGGGCCCATGAGACGAACGATATTGGGAGGAGTGTAGTCAAATACTCCAAGGATCTGCAGAGGCTGCTGGCTGTGTCGAAAATCATCGAACAGATTAAGGTCACGGTTACAATCCGGTCTGCCCGCGACACGTTCCGCGAGCAAATGTGCGGGACTATCGTCGAGTGGCTTGCAGATATCTCGGGGTGCAGTATCATGGACGATAACGAGATTCTGCGCCACACCATCTGTGAGGCACTGCTTAGTCCATGGCAACAACGCAGCAATGCCGCGAATGCCGATATCGGAATGAAGGGCATTGATGACCATCAGAGGTCTGAAAATGCTCCGTACCGCACGGTTATGCTCACGGTGTCCCCACAGGGGCAGGTGGTTTTGGCTGcagaagacgatgatgacgaggatgatgaggatatcgataatgataatgaacAAGTTGGCGACggcgatggagacgaagaatTCGTGGAGAcccatgatgatgctgacgacgaggatgaggatatggATAGGCAGATTGCTTTACTTCGTGAGCAAGCCGAAATAGAGGATAtggcggatgaggaagatatGGTGATGGGCAACACGGATGACGCTTTTGAAATGGCTCAAACTATTATCCAACTGGGTCGGCGGTCGATGTCCCCCAACACTGAGCAACAACAGGAACGACAGGAacaagaagagcagccaGCCTCGGAGAACCAAGCTCCGCCGCAATCTCCTGAGCGCGAGCCGAACTCGAATGACACAtgccaacttcctcccaTGTCATATGTTGCCATCCCCAAGACACCATCTGGCGTGGTAAAGCCATCACCTGCAAAGACCCCTAGTCATTGGCAAGTTCGACCTTCCGTCCCGGCCTTCGGGGAGCATGTTCCCCCATACGAGGATCTCTGGCAGCGTACACGCCTGGACTGGATGATCCTGTTTGATCTCCGATTGTGGAAGAAGACTCGTACCGATCTGCGCGATCTTTACATTGGTACCGTGGTCAATGTTCCCCAGTTCAAGCGAATCATGGGTCTACGCCTGTCGGCTCTATATACGGCGCTCGCGCAGTTGTACCTGATTGCAGACCGCGAACCGGATCATTCAATTGTCAACCTTTCCCTGCAACTTCTAACGACGCCCTCTATCACTGAGGAGATCGTGCTGCGCGGGAACTTCCTCACCAAGGTCATGGCCATCCTATATACATTCCTGACTACGCGTCAAGTTGGTGAACCTTATGAAGTAAACCCGAACGCAACTCTGGCCTTCGATGCCGGTTCCGTGACCAACAGACGTCTGTACCATTTCTTCCTTGATCTGAGATACCTCTTGCAGTCAGAGTATGTACAGAACCGCGTACGCAGTGAAGAACCTTACCTCGCTCAATTCTTGGACCTCGTCAAGCTTTCCCAGGGTATCTGTCCCAACGTACGTGCCGTGGGAGAGCATGTCGAGTACGAGACCGACGCCTGGATCAGTGCCTCGATCCTCATGCGGGAGATCAATCGGCTCTGCCGTCAGTTCTGCGAAGCATTCCGTAACCCcgaggttgatggtggtgtgaAGCTATTGCGAGCAATCCGGACGGCAACCATCTCTGCAATGGTTCATTCTACGGGGATCGAGCGCAAGAGATTCGAACAGGCGGAGATCAAGAACTATGTACGGTTCAAGACTTTACCTCCCCTTGACTTCGAAGTCGATCAGCAACGAGTCCCTCGTTACCGTGTTGTAGACTTTGTTGTTGAAAGTGGTTCGATGAGCTTCCACCATGCCCTGCACTACACGCTGTCGTGGCTGCTGGAGTGTGGCCGCAATGTGAACAGTGCTCTGATGCGGGATGTGCTCATGAGTGCTGCTCATGCCGCAAATGAGAAATACATTCACGATAGTCAGCTGACTTCTGAGGATCTGCTCCTCTGCATGTTCGATTATCCTCTGCGGGTCTGCGCCTGGCTCGCGCAGATGAAAGCGGGCATGTGGGTGCGTAACGGTCTCAGCCTTCGGCATCAGATGTCTCAGTATCGTGGAGTGTCGTCTCGCGACTTTGCCTACTATCGCGATATCTTCCTACTGCAAACTGCGCTGGTGACCTGTGACCCCAGCCGGGTGCTTGCGTCTATCGCGGACCGGTTCGGTATGATGGACTGGATGACGAGAGATTATATGCCACGCCCCGGATACGAAGACAGCCAGATCATCGACGTAGCCGAGGAGTTTGTCCATCTGCTAGTCATCCTGCTCACAGACCGGACCTCTCTCACCGCTGTTGACGACAGCGAAGCCGCAACGCGCGAGAACATGAGCCGCGATATTGCGCATGTTCTGTGCTTCAAGCCGCTTTCTTTCTCGGACTTGTCTACACGCCTCAGTGACAAGCTGCTTGACTCGGACCTGTTCCAGGATGTTTTGGACGACGTTGCAGGATTCCGTCCTCCTGAAGGCTTGAATGATACAGGAACTTTCGAACTTAAGCCGGACTATATCGACTTGATTGATCCTTATAGTGCTCACTACAGCAAGAACCAGCGGGACGAAGCAGAGAGCATCTATAGGGAGTGGATAGCCAAGAAATCTGGGAAGAAGGCATCAGATATTGTCTTTGAGCCGAAGCTGCGCCCTATCACTTCTGGCGCATACTCGGAACTTCCTAAGTTCACAAGGACGCTGGTTTTTGCTCAAATTGTCCACCACTGCTTGGACTACGTGGTCTCCTCGAAAGAGCGTACTCCCAACATTCCGCCTACCCGTGTGGAGACCTTCCTGCAGGTTGTCCTCCACCTCATTCTTGCGGCGTCTCTTGAAGATAGtagcgaggatgatggctccTCACCGTCGTTCGTGTCGCATGCCTTGAACAAGGCCAAGGAAACGACTCTGGCTGGATCATTAACTATTGTTGGtcttctggagaagatctctgTCATGAGTGAATTCTCCGCCTGCGGGCCCAAGATCCGTCATATCCTGAAAAGGCTTTGGCAGAAGCGCCCTCAGGCCTACGCCTCCGCCACTGCCTCTCTCAAGTTCCCGTTTGATCGGGTCGACACAAGCTCCCCTGCCATTGACACCGACAATGAGAAggaactgaagaagaagcaggccCTTGAAAGACAAGCGAGGGTTATGGCTCAattccagcaacagcaacagaacTTCCTTAACAGCCAAGGTGCAATTGActggggagaggaggactTTAGCGACCTTGAGTCCGAAACCGAGACTGCTCCCGAGACTAAACTATGGAAGTACCCTAGTGGTACTTGCATTCTCTGCCAGGAGGAAACAAATGACTCCCGACTCTACGGCACATTCGCCTTGATCCAGGACAGCAGTATCACGCGCCTAACAGACATCAACGATCCTGACTGGATCAGGGAAGTGATCAGGACACCGACGAGCTTGGATAAGTCTGCGGAGCACATTCGTCCGTTTGGAGTCGCAGGAGAGAACCGCACGACAGTCCGCCGACTGGACTCTACCGGTGGTGAAGTTATCAGCGAGAAGATTGGATTGAGTAAAGGTTTCAAGGCCACGCACACCCTTCGTGGACCAGTCACCACCGGTTGTGGGCATATCATGCACTACTCTTGTTTTGATGCCTACTTCCTCGCTACTCAGCGCCGCCATTCGCAACAAATCGCGCGGAACCATCCTGAGCGTTTGCTGAGCAAGGAATTTGTCTGTCCGCTGTGCAAGGCTTTAGGAAATGCCTTCCTTCCTATTATTTGGAAGGGTAAAGAGGAATCCTACCCGGGGGCTCTGAATACTTCTGTGCCGTTTGATGATTTCATCAATACACAGTTGAAGTCGGTCCTCTCGCAATCGTACAATTATGCAGTGCTCGCAGAAAACAACAATGTGCAGCTACAACTTTATCAGGACCTATTCAGCAATTACCTGTCGAAGGCCTTGGTTCCTCCACTGGCAACTAAGGTTGATCAGCTCATGTCGTCGCAGTCATCGTCAACGTCGTCGTCTCTACCCTCTGCGACTCACTATATACCAACAGCGAGGATGCCGATGCCTGGCCTCTTCCCATCACAGGACGAGAACTCAACTACAAGTCCGCTGCAGGAAGCTTCGGCCCAAAGCGGAAGCCCCATGTCTGTGCTCATACAGATCTACAAGCGACTGAAGCAGACCATCCGAATGAAccacatcccatccaccttcaATCACCATCCGGATACCACAGACACCAATGACCTGGTGCACACTGATTCCTTGTTTCAGAGTTTTGGCTTCAGCATTGCTGCTACTGAGATCTCTCAGCGCGGAGTTGAATCAGAGCCAGGGACGACTTTGTTGGACAAGATTCCTCAGCTGACTCTGACGCACCTCCGAGTCTTGGCTGAAAGTGCCTTATCGTACGCTGCCGTCGGGTGCGTATACAATTCTAATGGCCCTCATACTCACAGCGGGGACGAGTTCCAAGAGCTGCATCGCCATAAGATATGTCAGCTCTTCATCGGCCATCCCTGCTTGAGCGGCAGCGCACTGGTAAACGAGATGCGTGAGATTGAACCGCTACTGGCTAAGGATACTTTTGTCTTCCTGGCCGAGTGTTCGCTATCCCTGCTACCGGTGCTGTCAGTTGACATTCGCCACTTGATTCACGTATGCTACGTGGCCGAAATTGTCAAGGTCGCGGCTACGTATATCCTCTGCCCGAAGGGtctgaaggaggagctggcGCAGCATCACGACGACCAGTATCTGTCTGAGCTAAGTCAGACAGATCCACGATACGAAGCGAGCCGGCACTTCTTCCACTCGATCGTCACCGAATTGAAATCTAACTCGGTAGGCCACGCGGTGGGATCATCGTTCCCAGCTGAAACCGGCTACGTCAAGGACGGCGTGGAAAGTGCAACTCCGGATGTGGTGATCTCGCTGAGGCGTCTCATCTCCAGCTATGCATTGACTTTCCTGCGCAAGGCGGTCATCCTACTCCACGTTCAGCACGGCGTTGAGTTCCCTAACACTGGTCCCCACGACGCGAATGCGTCGGAGCTGGACCGTCTGAccaatctccttcacctgccATCCGTTGACGAAATCTTTGCATCGATCAACCCGGCTCGGGAGAGTGGTAAGCCGTTCGATGCTATGATCTCCGGATGGATCTTCCACTGGAATGCGACTCGGTCGGGCGTTCGAATGGGCGACCTTAAGCTGTGGCCCAGCCTTCCTCACCCGGCCATTTTCGAACTGGTCGGACTTCCCAAGTACTACGACAGTTTGATCGAAGAGGCCAACCGGCGGCGGTGCCCCAAGTCGAAGAAAGAGCTGAGTGATCCCAGCATCTGTCTCTTCTGTGGAGATATCTTCTGCTCGCAGGCAGTATGCTGCATGGAGAACAAGCTGGGCGGATGCAACCAGCACGTTCAGAA ATGTGGCAAGAACATTGGTTTGTTCATCAACATTCGCAAGTGCACTGTGCTCTACTTGCACAACCGCAATGGATCATGGCACTACGCACCGTACCTTGACCGACACGGCGAGGTCGACCCGGGTCTTCGGCGCAACCGGCAGCTGATCCTTAACCAGAAGCGCTACGACCGACTGCTTCGGGACGTGTGGTTGTCACACAGCATCCCAGCTACCATCAGCCGGAAGCTGGAGGCGGACATCAATAACGGCGGGTGGGAGACGATCTAG
- the thiA gene encoding thiamine thiazole synthase (COG:H;~EggNog:ENOG410PF94;~InterPro:IPR027495,IPR036188,IPR002922;~PFAM:PF01946,PF13450;~go_process: GO:0009228 - thiamine biosynthetic process [Evidence IEA]) yields MSPPAAIFEPTVVPTGIKSNVVVPEAAPVTGSSQTQLLDHFAGKWDNFKFAPIRESQVSRAMTRRYFQDLDKYAESDIVIVGAGSCGLSTAYVLAKARPDLKIAIVEANVSPGGGAWLGGQLFSAMVMRRPAEVFLNELGVPYEEDLANPNYVVVKHASLFTSTLLSKVLSFPNVKLFNATSVEDLITRPAASGDPKDVRIAGVVTNWTLVTLHHDDHSCMDPNTINAPVIISTTGHDGPFGAFSAKRLVSMNSVDKLGGMRGLDMNSAEDAIVKNTREVTKGLIIGGMELSEIDGFNRMGPTFGAMVLSGVKAAEEALQIFDERKRECAE; encoded by the exons ATGTCTCCTCCCGCTGCTATCTTCGAGCCCACCGTGGTCCCCACTGGCATCAAGTCCAACGTGGTGGTCCCGGAGGCCGCTCCCGTCACTGGCTCTTCCCAGACCCAGCTGCTCGACCACTTTGCTGGCAAGTGGGACAACTTCAAGTTCGCTCCCATCCGTGAGAGCCAGGTCTCGCGTGCTATGACCAGACGTTACTTCCAGGATCTGGACAAGTACGCTGAGAGTGACATTGTCATTGTGGGTGCTGGTTCTTGCGGTTTGAGTACCGCGTATGTTCTGGCCAAGGCTCGTCCGGACTTGAAGATTGCCATTGTCGAGGCCAATGTCTCTCCTG GTGGTGGTGCCTGGCTCGGTGGCCAGCTCTTCTCCGCTATGGTCATGCGTCGTCCCGCCGAGGTCTTCCTGAACGAGCTGGGCGTGCCCTACGAGGAAGACCTTGCGAACCCCAACTACGTCGTGGTGAAGCACGCCTCGCTGTTCACCTCGACCCTGTTGTCCAAggttctctccttccccaaCGTCAAGCTCTTCAACGCTACCAGCGTGGAAGACCTGATCACCCGCCCCGCTGCCAGCGGCGACCCCAAGGATGTCCGCATCGCCGGTGTGGTCACCAACTGGACCCTGGTCACTCTTCACCACGACGACCACTCCTGCATggaccccaacaccatcaacgccCCCGTGATCATCAGTACCACCGGTCACGACGGTCCCTTCGGTGCCTTCTCAGCCAAGAGACTCGTCTCCATGAACAGCGTCGACAAGCTCGGCGGTATGCGCGGCTTGGACATGAACTCGGCCGAGGACGCCATCGTCAAGAACACCCGCGAGGTCACCAAGGGTTTGATCATCGGTGGTATGGAGCTGTCGGAGATCGATGGCTTCAACCGCATGGGTCCTACCTTTGGTGCTATGGTCCTGAGCGGTGTCAAGGCTGCCGAGGAGGCGCTGCAGATCTTTGACGAGCGTAAGCGCGAGTGCGCTGAGTAA
- the ISC1_2 gene encoding inositol phosphosphingolipid phospholipase (BUSCO:EOG09263A64;~COG:T;~EggNog:ENOG410PMCN;~InterPro:IPR036691,IPR005135,IPR038772;~PFAM:PF03372;~TransMembrane:2 (i393-413o419-445i);~go_function: GO:0004767 - sphingomyelin phosphodiesterase activity [Evidence IEA]): MSATSDPPSSSPSSTPTHIRIFTLNCWGLKYIAKHRNARLAEIGRQLAIASPPPEIVGLQECWTQEDYESIRQQTRHILPYGKFYFGGIWGAGLAILSKWPIEESSMFAYPLNGRPTAFFRGDWYVGKGVACARVRFGPGVQDVAEVFCTHLHAPYEREPNDSYICHRTAQAWEIAKLMRGAAERGHLVIGLGDFNMLPSSFAHQLIQAHSPVRDAWQVLHPDSSVGAAIDPVEQKRGKPVPSAEYNLTENGATCDGKFNTWRWSKEDQKRLEKGQDIVVDKDAPCPKGKRLDYIFVGDGNYPPLYPAPRWSVESTRLSMTERHPTLRCSLSDHFAVEAVITRIPSEKAANDTSITHHSPAPNAALTPDTYDRIIDMIHTYVRRERSQRRWRVAHFLASVIISIGCFIGVWWTGDHLPYVAFILVLVSTLSFGAGILDGLIGGLFMSSELRALKEFEWEVRNAKMIAEAVGGKGEKAE, translated from the coding sequence ATGTCTGCCACCTCcgatcctccctcctcttccccctcctcaacccccacCCACATCCGCATCTTCACCCTTAACTGCTGGGGTCTTAAATACATCGCCAAACACCGAAACGCCCGCCTCGCTGAAATTGGCCGCCAGCTCGCCATTgcctctccgccgcccgAAATCGTCGGTCTTCAAGAATGCTGGACACAAGAAGACTACGAATCCATCCGTCAGCAGACCCGACACATCCTACCTTACGGAAAGTTCTACTTCGGCGGTATCTGGGGCGCTggcctcgccatcctctccaAATGGCCCATCGAAGAAAGTAGCATGTTCGCATACCCGCTCAACGGGCGTCCCACGGCCTTTTTCCGCGGCGACTGGTACGTCGGGAAAGGCGTGGCATGTGCGCGCGTCCGCTTCGGACCCGGAGTCCAAGACGTCGCGGAGGTGTTCTGCACGCATTTACACGCCCCCTACGAGCGAGAACCCAACGATTCGTATATCTGTCATCGAACGGCACAGGCGTGGGAAATCGCGAAGCTTATGCGCGGGGCTGCGGAGCGCGGACATCTAGTCATCGGTCTGGGCGACTTCAACATGCTGCCGTCATCGTTCGCGCATCAATTGATCCAGGCTCACAGCCCCGTCCGAGATGCATGGCAGGTCCTGCATCCGGATTCCTCGGTCGGCGCGGCCATTGACCCCGTCGAGCAGAAACGGGGCAAGCCCGTTCCTTCAGCGGAATACAACCTCACGGAGAACGGCGCCACCTGCGACGGAAAATTCAATACCTGGCGGTGGTCCAAAGAAGATCAGAAGCGCCTCGAAAAAGGCCAAGACATCGTCGTCGACAAAGATGCTCCATGTCCCAAGGGCAAACGCCTCGATTACATCTTCGTCGGAGACGGCAACTACCCCCCATTATACCCGGCACCGCGCTGGTCCGTCGAATCCACCCGACTCTCAATGACAGAGCGCCACCCCACCCTCCGCTGCTCCCTGAGTGACCACTTCGCCGTCGAGGCAGTTATCACTCGCATCCCATCAGAGAAAGCCGCCAACGACACCAGTATTACCCATCATTCCCCTGCCCCCAACGCCGCCCTCACACCCGATACCTACGACCGCATCATCGACATGATTCACACGTACGTCCGTCGCGAGCGATCACAGCGCCGGTGGCGCGTAGCGCATTTCCTAGCCTCGGTGATTATATCCATTGGCTGCTTCATTGGAGTGTGGTGGACAGGCGACCACCTACCATACGTAGCATTTATTTTGGTTCTGGTGAGCACGTTGAGCTTTGGAGCGGGGATCTTGGATGGCTTGATTGGAGGGTTGTTTATGTCGAGTGAGTTGCGCGCGTTGAAGGAGTTTGAGTGGGAGGTTAGGAATGCGAAGATGATTGCTGAGGCGGTTGGcgggaagggggagaaggcggagTAG